One part of the candidate division WOR-3 bacterium genome encodes these proteins:
- a CDS encoding M23 family metallopeptidase, producing the protein MISLFVVVILFSAVSLTLTRYYANQKSILAEKNEELQSERDTLYRIIDQVENIKNEMMILEQLRLKLRNKLYSDSDSGDSLEDMTFLGLLPSMGGSAGCESRSSIGDVYEEILFIRSEIPAAFDLAERTISEADSIEYELSHIPSINPTDGNVTSGFGFRKDPFLPTIRFHNGVDIPNASGTLVWASADGVVNYAGTMSGYGNIVRIQHNCSLETIYAHLDSFTVRLRDKVARGDVIGYMGSTGRSTDPHLHYEVRIYDKPVDPMNFIKD; encoded by the coding sequence ATGATTTCCTTGTTTGTTGTTGTAATTCTTTTTTCAGCCGTTTCACTTACTCTTACCAGGTACTACGCGAATCAAAAATCCATTCTCGCCGAGAAAAACGAAGAGCTTCAAAGCGAGAGAGACACTCTTTACAGGATAATTGATCAGGTTGAAAACATTAAAAACGAAATGATGATTCTTGAACAACTCAGACTGAAACTCAGAAACAAACTATACAGCGACAGCGATTCGGGAGACAGCCTTGAGGACATGACTTTTCTGGGACTTCTGCCTTCAATGGGCGGAAGCGCAGGGTGTGAAAGCAGAAGCAGTATTGGAGATGTCTATGAAGAGATCCTGTTCATAAGATCTGAAATCCCCGCGGCTTTTGATCTGGCGGAAAGAACCATTTCAGAAGCCGACAGCATCGAATATGAACTTTCTCACATCCCTTCTATAAATCCCACTGACGGCAACGTCACATCGGGATTCGGATTCAGAAAAGACCCGTTTCTTCCGACCATCAGATTCCACAACGGAGTAGACATTCCAAACGCTTCAGGAACGCTTGTATGGGCCAGCGCTGACGGCGTCGTCAATTACGCCGGAACCATGTCAGGTTACGGAAACATTGTTAGGATTCAGCACAACTGCTCACTCGAGACCATATACGCTCATCTTGACAGCTTCACTGTCCGTTTGCGTGACAAAGTGGCAAGAGGCGACGTAATAGGCTACATGGGTTCGACTGGAAGAAGCACCGATCCTCATCTTCACTACGAAGTCAGGATTTACGATAAACCTGTTGACCCGATGAACTTCATAAAAGATTAG
- a CDS encoding polymer-forming cytoskeletal protein, with translation MLGKNSKGEGKIESIVGQTTFFEGTVSSENSIRVDGKIEGTVNGHQDVIIGETGYVKGTVKGENLIIAGTLEGGADINGTLFIKKTATILGDVTVGMIDIEEGGKFLGNCKMKNELKLLESSKKIEQDRNRENPEETE, from the coding sequence ATGCTTGGCAAGAATTCAAAAGGCGAAGGTAAAATTGAAAGCATCGTAGGCCAGACCACCTTTTTCGAAGGGACGGTCTCTTCTGAAAATTCAATCAGGGTTGACGGTAAAATTGAAGGAACGGTCAACGGACATCAGGACGTGATTATAGGAGAAACAGGTTACGTCAAAGGCACGGTCAAGGGAGAAAACCTTATAATAGCGGGCACTCTCGAAGGTGGAGCCGACATAAACGGAACGCTTTTCATAAAAAAAACCGCAACCATTCTGGGAGACGTCACAGTCGGAATGATAGACATAGAAGAGGGCGGTAAATTTCTCGGCAACTGCAAAATGAAAAATGAGCTGAAACTTCTTGAAAGTTCAAAAAAAATTGAACAGGACAGAAACAGGGAAAATCCTGAAGAAACAGAATGA
- a CDS encoding YbhB/YbcL family Raf kinase inhibitor-like protein, whose product MKTRIFFYFLFGLFFAACSADRNGIERSENTMILTSDAFDNGQEIPVKYTCDGENMSPYLSWDSFPEETKSFAIICDDPDAPSGGWVHWVVYNIPVEVTFLQEGLATDSVLGNGIIQGLTDFKRTGYGGPCPPSGTHRYFFKIYALNDSLDLGPGLNEEQLLRKITPNIISQGELMGTYRRQGR is encoded by the coding sequence ATGAAAACGAGAATTTTTTTTTATTTTCTTTTCGGGTTATTTTTCGCCGCGTGCTCGGCGGACCGGAACGGAATTGAAAGAAGTGAAAACACCATGATTTTGACGAGCGACGCATTTGATAACGGGCAAGAAATCCCCGTCAAATATACTTGCGACGGGGAAAACATGTCTCCTTATTTGTCGTGGGATTCTTTCCCCGAAGAGACCAAATCTTTCGCAATTATCTGCGACGATCCCGACGCTCCCTCAGGGGGCTGGGTTCACTGGGTTGTTTACAATATACCTGTTGAAGTGACTTTTTTACAGGAAGGATTGGCGACGGACAGCGTGCTCGGAAACGGTATAATCCAGGGATTGACTGATTTTAAACGCACAGGATACGGCGGACCTTGCCCTCCCAGCGGTACGCACAGATATTTTTTTAAAATTTACGCCTTGAACGACTCTCTCGACCTTGGACCGGGATTGAACGAAGAGCAGTTATTGCGGAAAATCACCCCTAATATAATCTCACAGGGCGAGCTAATGGGAACATACAGGCGTCAGGGTAGATAA
- the ychF gene encoding redox-regulated ATPase YchF → MEIQIVGRKSSGKSTLLEFLTGSKIARGVLDLLDERVDWLTEMSSSKKKVYAKVELVDTPSSKTGAEDESFFEKQVVPQAKGKDAILYCLRNFTLPGSALPSPDPLSELDLLETFLILSDLHTVEGRLLRLNDNKFKRTNMEDLEKKILSEKIFHLLENNKPLRSALDPQDFIWAEKIGLVSHLKAFAVINSDERLEKSNEIEAMITDKGIPAVVICSKFELEISDLPEDEAAKFREDFGVGASGRNDLVKRLMNGLDLVSFLTTGPKESRAWLTRSGSKAPQAAGKIHSDIERGFIRAQVVHYEDLKKAGGFQKAKSLNLVRSEGKEYTMSDGDVVEFFFSV, encoded by the coding sequence TTGGAAATTCAGATAGTCGGTAGAAAAAGTTCGGGAAAATCGACACTCCTTGAATTTTTGACAGGATCAAAAATAGCGAGGGGTGTTCTCGACCTTCTCGATGAAAGAGTCGATTGGCTCACTGAAATGAGTTCGTCGAAAAAGAAAGTGTATGCAAAAGTTGAACTCGTTGACACACCTTCATCGAAAACCGGCGCGGAAGACGAAAGCTTCTTTGAAAAACAAGTTGTGCCTCAGGCAAAAGGCAAGGACGCCATTTTGTACTGTCTCAGGAATTTCACCTTGCCCGGTTCCGCTCTGCCTTCTCCTGACCCTCTTTCAGAGCTTGACCTTCTCGAAACTTTTCTCATTCTTTCGGATCTTCATACTGTCGAAGGAAGACTCCTGAGACTGAACGACAATAAATTCAAAAGAACAAACATGGAAGACCTTGAAAAGAAAATATTGTCAGAAAAAATATTTCATTTACTTGAAAACAACAAACCGTTGAGAAGTGCCCTCGATCCGCAGGATTTTATTTGGGCCGAAAAAATCGGCCTCGTCTCTCATTTGAAAGCTTTCGCCGTCATTAATTCTGACGAAAGACTTGAAAAATCAAATGAAATCGAAGCTATGATCACGGACAAAGGGATCCCTGCGGTCGTTATATGCTCCAAATTCGAACTTGAAATATCCGATCTTCCCGAAGATGAAGCTGCAAAATTCAGAGAAGATTTCGGTGTAGGAGCGTCTGGAAGGAACGACCTCGTGAAAAGGCTCATGAACGGGCTCGATCTTGTCTCATTTTTAACCACAGGTCCCAAAGAAAGCAGAGCCTGGCTGACTAGAAGCGGTTCAAAAGCCCCCCAGGCGGCGGGAAAAATCCATTCCGACATAGAAAGAGGATTCATAAGAGCTCAAGTGGTGCATTACGAGGACCTTAAAAAAGCGGGCGGTTTTCAAAAAGCTAAAAGTCTGAATCTGGTAAGATCCGAAGGTAAAGAATACACAATGTCAGACGGAGACGTCGTCGAGTTCTTTTTCAGTGTTTGA
- a CDS encoding helix-hairpin-helix domain-containing protein yields MTALTIFFIIASAVASEKKDINTVSLQELLSFPIDSTVAENIIEYRNEHGFFRTFTDLYYVRKMDTENYVFILENFSLAPQDPADWRNLRIDELKDRLASEDDPGKSAIDYWENLLLFPLDLNEASVQQLNSLYGVSMVDAAAIVGHRSKWGDYRYLGQLRNTENLSSYGYRNIRYYVFEPDKPIEDRPWGILRYKTELENQRDEEGDLNSYMDELSQRINVLGDENSSVYQDLELSGWTQNMIDSLRRSNISDLEELSEISDNFSHSILIKGGYSDRYRAGVSYNSSAGNLNSFSGFMLLEHFGLLEKIIAGDYRLTLSEGLFIDNSEEFRARQTQRIRGLYPDLNPNEQYGFRGIAAELNFKNFVYPVVFGSYTRRDALMYSGDTAVMFFHLPWKTDGYSDKVEEKLGGAGISLRFDRFMPGTVLEGYVYRIEYDKCFDPETSLIDIPGDRDNLEDANFLLSSSGDERTAYSLSARTVLAGFCYFSGEYASQKNGTKAFILTSRIQKEFIYLDFIFRHYDLGYDNPFSRGFSEQRRFEDTEFEKPYRLLNPLYAYIQYDPVPKAEEGFYVETRYQITRNLTVTKAYVDVWKNLATGLDNFRSQGTIEYRFSYPMSLSVRQKWQNKKLQKTSYYSSSVTNETELRLRFFLENDDYLSFSVARSQVLLSQREGKGSSELISGYYLSGRYEHKFSEGFSILGGMDIWNGEEMSMWEFEDMGIDFLYGHGIKSYFVARQRINENIFVRLKVRHDLFYSPYYGSEELYLDGNLPMVRPGFDDVSSNLYLFVLMDYRF; encoded by the coding sequence GTGACTGCGCTGACTATATTTTTCATCATCGCGAGCGCTGTTGCTTCTGAAAAAAAAGACATAAATACTGTTTCGCTTCAGGAGCTTTTGTCTTTTCCCATAGACAGCACCGTCGCTGAAAATATTATTGAATACAGGAACGAACACGGATTTTTCAGGACTTTCACCGATCTTTATTACGTAAGAAAAATGGACACTGAGAATTATGTGTTTATTCTCGAAAATTTTTCTTTAGCCCCTCAGGATCCCGCTGATTGGAGAAACCTGAGAATAGACGAGCTCAAAGACAGACTCGCTTCCGAAGACGACCCCGGTAAGTCAGCCATCGATTATTGGGAAAACCTCCTTCTTTTCCCACTCGATCTCAACGAAGCTTCTGTTCAACAGTTGAATTCTCTGTACGGCGTTTCCATGGTCGACGCCGCTGCAATTGTCGGTCACAGATCAAAATGGGGCGATTACAGATATCTCGGTCAACTCAGAAACACAGAAAATCTTTCATCTTACGGTTACCGGAACATAAGATACTATGTCTTTGAGCCGGACAAACCGATTGAAGACAGGCCGTGGGGAATTTTAAGGTATAAAACGGAACTTGAAAACCAGCGCGATGAAGAAGGAGACCTGAACAGTTACATGGACGAACTGTCACAGAGAATAAATGTTCTCGGCGACGAAAACTCTTCAGTTTATCAGGACCTGGAACTCTCAGGCTGGACTCAAAACATGATAGATTCTCTCAGGCGATCAAATATTTCAGATCTTGAAGAACTTTCCGAAATCAGTGATAATTTTTCACATTCGATTCTAATCAAGGGCGGATACTCAGATAGATACAGAGCCGGTGTAAGTTACAATTCAAGCGCCGGAAATCTGAATTCATTTTCCGGTTTCATGCTTTTAGAACATTTCGGATTACTCGAAAAAATTATAGCCGGAGACTACAGGCTGACATTGTCCGAGGGTCTTTTCATCGACAACTCGGAGGAATTCAGGGCGAGACAGACTCAAAGAATAAGAGGACTTTATCCCGATCTGAATCCAAACGAACAATACGGTTTCAGAGGAATCGCCGCTGAACTGAATTTCAAAAATTTCGTGTATCCTGTCGTATTCGGAAGCTACACCCGGCGAGATGCACTGATGTATTCCGGGGACACGGCAGTCATGTTTTTTCATCTTCCCTGGAAAACAGACGGATATTCAGATAAAGTAGAAGAAAAACTCGGCGGAGCGGGTATTTCTCTGAGATTCGACCGCTTCATGCCCGGGACGGTTCTGGAAGGCTATGTTTACAGGATAGAATACGACAAGTGCTTCGATCCCGAGACATCTTTGATTGATATTCCGGGAGACAGAGACAATCTCGAAGATGCGAATTTCCTGCTTTCTTCATCCGGTGATGAGAGAACCGCCTATTCACTTTCAGCGAGAACGGTTCTTGCCGGATTTTGTTATTTTTCTGGAGAATACGCTTCACAGAAGAACGGCACAAAGGCTTTCATACTGACTTCGCGTATACAGAAAGAATTCATTTATCTCGACTTCATCTTCAGGCATTACGATCTGGGCTACGACAATCCTTTCTCGAGAGGTTTCTCAGAACAAAGACGTTTTGAGGACACCGAATTTGAAAAGCCGTACAGGCTTCTGAATCCGCTTTACGCGTACATTCAATATGATCCTGTTCCGAAAGCTGAAGAAGGATTTTACGTCGAAACCAGGTATCAGATAACAAGAAATCTGACAGTGACAAAGGCTTATGTCGACGTGTGGAAAAATCTGGCGACAGGACTCGATAATTTCAGATCTCAGGGAACGATAGAATACAGATTTTCATATCCCATGAGCCTGAGTGTCAGGCAAAAATGGCAGAACAAAAAATTGCAGAAAACATCATACTACAGCTCGTCCGTCACAAACGAAACCGAGCTGAGGCTCAGGTTTTTTCTTGAAAATGACGATTATCTCTCTTTTTCAGTCGCGAGGAGCCAGGTTCTTCTGTCGCAACGCGAAGGAAAAGGCAGTTCCGAATTGATATCCGGATATTATCTTTCCGGGAGATACGAGCACAAATTCTCGGAAGGATTTTCCATACTCGGAGGAATGGACATCTGGAACGGAGAAGAGATGAGCATGTGGGAATTCGAGGACATGGGAATAGATTTTCTTTACGGACACGGCATAAAATCGTATTTCGTCGCCCGTCAGAGGATAAACGAGAATATATTCGTGCGGTTAAAAGTCAGGCACGATCTTTTTTACAGTCCCTATTACGGATCCGAAGAACTTTATCTGGACGGTAATTTACCCATGGTCAGGCCCGGGTTCGATGATGTGTCATCGAACCTGTACCTGTTTGTTTTGATGGATTACAGATTTTAG
- a CDS encoding N-acetyltransferase, translating into MSDKYYAHETAVIDSGADIGEGTKIWHFSHVRSGAKIGKNCSVSQNCYVDDKAVLGDGVKLQNNVSVYAMVTLEDGVFAGPSMVFTNDVNPRAPYPKGGKWIPTTVKKGATLGANSTIVCGNTVGKWAMVAAGAVITRDVPDYALVMGVPAKIRGWICECGVNLPLTLNGEKKETCVCANCGRKFEKIEKNVREIK; encoded by the coding sequence TTGTCAGATAAATATTACGCCCACGAAACTGCCGTGATCGACAGCGGAGCTGACATTGGAGAAGGCACAAAAATATGGCATTTCAGCCATGTCAGATCCGGCGCTAAAATAGGGAAAAACTGTTCTGTCAGTCAAAACTGCTACGTAGACGATAAAGCAGTCCTTGGAGACGGAGTCAAGCTTCAGAACAATGTCTCCGTTTACGCCATGGTAACTCTCGAGGACGGTGTTTTTGCCGGCCCTTCAATGGTTTTTACAAACGACGTAAACCCGCGAGCCCCATATCCAAAAGGCGGAAAATGGATTCCGACTACCGTTAAAAAAGGCGCAACCCTCGGCGCCAATTCGACGATTGTCTGCGGCAATACGGTCGGTAAATGGGCGATGGTCGCGGCCGGAGCAGTCATTACCAGGGATGTACCGGATTACGCTCTCGTCATGGGGGTTCCCGCAAAAATCAGAGGTTGGATTTGCGAGTGCGGAGTGAATCTTCCTTTGACTTTGAACGGAGAGAAAAAAGAAACCTGCGTTTGTGCGAATTGCGGCAGGAAATTTGAAAAAATCGAAAAAAACGTCCGTGAAATAAAGTGA
- a CDS encoding NAD-dependent epimerase/dehydratase family protein, which translates to MKILVTGGAGFIGSHSCDALINSGHDVTVMDNLSSGKNENIPREAFFIKEDITEFDFGTLFAENKYDRIIHFAAQIDVRKSVSDPLFDLKVNVQGLLNILDSAARNGVGKIVFVSSAGVMYGDTASPADEKTFPVPVSPYGVSKLAGEHYLRSYLHNFGLNYTILRFTNVYGPRQDPHGEAGVVAIFAKQLKAKKQSILYGHGKLERDYVFVGDVVRAVVKAVDSGSSGEIYNISTGVATSVLELFNEMKKHFSGVPEPLLKDTRPGELRRSVASYAKAQSELGWKPETTLGEGLKKTIEFFQSKGDRLVR; encoded by the coding sequence ATGAAAATATTGGTCACCGGCGGAGCCGGTTTTATAGGCTCGCATTCCTGCGACGCATTGATAAACTCGGGACACGACGTAACAGTTATGGATAATCTTTCTTCAGGAAAAAACGAAAACATTCCCCGCGAAGCCTTTTTTATAAAAGAAGATATTACAGAGTTCGATTTCGGTACGCTTTTCGCTGAAAACAAATACGACAGGATCATTCATTTTGCCGCCCAGATTGACGTACGTAAATCGGTCTCGGATCCGCTTTTCGATCTCAAGGTCAACGTTCAAGGACTTTTGAATATTCTCGATTCGGCCGCCAGAAACGGAGTAGGCAAAATTGTTTTCGTTTCTTCGGCCGGTGTCATGTACGGAGACACCGCGTCTCCGGCAGACGAAAAGACTTTCCCCGTTCCTGTTTCTCCCTACGGAGTGAGCAAGCTGGCCGGTGAACATTATCTCAGATCATATCTGCACAATTTCGGATTGAATTACACGATCCTCAGATTCACCAATGTGTACGGACCCAGGCAGGATCCTCACGGAGAGGCCGGAGTGGTGGCGATTTTTGCCAAACAGTTGAAAGCTAAAAAACAATCAATCCTGTATGGTCACGGCAAACTGGAGAGAGATTACGTTTTCGTCGGAGACGTCGTCAGAGCGGTTGTCAAAGCCGTTGATTCAGGTTCCTCCGGAGAGATATACAACATTTCTACCGGCGTCGCCACTTCCGTTCTGGAGCTTTTCAACGAGATGAAAAAACACTTCAGTGGCGTCCCGGAACCTCTCTTGAAAGACACCAGACCCGGAGAACTGCGAAGAAGCGTAGCCAGTTATGCGAAAGCTCAATCTGAACTCGGATGGAAACCTGAAACCACTCTCGGCGAAGGATTGAAAAAAACAATTGAATTTTTTCAGTCAAAAGGAGACCGACTTGTCAGATAA
- a CDS encoding DUF1232 domain-containing protein, with protein MENPKFQITEDFLKENSKKISDEDLKRVVEKADEIETRVKKSNILSRFYDDIKMSLSMIKDYTAGKYKKIPYWALSSIAFTVLYIINPADLFADPLPVLGQIDDAALIGICLYMIEKDLRKYRDWKTGLK; from the coding sequence ATGGAAAATCCTAAATTCCAGATAACAGAAGACTTTCTGAAAGAAAATTCAAAAAAAATCAGCGATGAAGACCTTAAGAGGGTCGTCGAGAAAGCCGACGAAATTGAAACAAGGGTAAAAAAAAGCAACATCCTTTCACGTTTTTACGACGACATAAAAATGTCTCTATCGATGATTAAAGACTACACGGCGGGTAAATACAAAAAGATTCCGTATTGGGCGCTCTCTTCAATTGCTTTTACGGTTTTATACATAATAAATCCTGCGGACCTTTTTGCCGATCCTCTGCCGGTTTTAGGTCAGATAGACGACGCCGCACTGATAGGAATATGCCTTTACATGATAGAAAAGGATTTAAGAAAATACAGGGACTGGAAAACCGGTCTTAAATGA